The Candidatus Omnitrophota bacterium genomic sequence TCGAAGAAAAAGCTGCCACTAAATAATAAAAATCCAGTTATTAAACATTAAATTTTGCCTCGGCTTGTTTTGTCGAGGCAAAGTTTTTTATCAGGAAATATCCTATGGAAAAATGCAGAGTAGTCGTTACAGGCGTTGGGGTCACATCTCCTGTCGGAACAGGTGTTGACAAATTCTGGAACTCGTTAATTAACGGCAAAAGCGGTATTCACCGTATCGAACAATTTGATCCAACAGAATACCCTTCCAAAATTTGTGGAGACGTCAGAGACTTCAACCCCGAAGATCACTTTGATTCTAAAGAAGCACGAAAAATATCTCGATTTGTACAGCTTGCCGTTGTTGCATCGCGAGAAGCTATTAAAAGCGCACAGCTTGATGTCACAAAAATTGATGCCGACCGCATGGGTGTTATTATCGGGTCAGGCGTTGGTGCTCTTCAATCATTTGAGCAGAATCATAAGCTTTTGCTTGAACGGGGACCACGAAAAATTTCTCCATTCTTTATTCCACAATTTATTGTTAACGAAGCGGCTGGCCAAGTTGCCATTGACACAGGAGCCAAGGGGATGGCCACTTGCGTTGTCACCGCCTGTGCTTCGGGCACAAACTCAATCGGAGATGCTCTTCGATTTATGCAATTTGGTGAAATGGATATTATGATTGCTGGTGGAACAGAAGCAGCCAATACTCCAATGGGCATTGGTGGTTTTTCTGCGATTAAAGCACTATCTCAAAGAAACGACGAACCAGAGAGAGCAAGTCGCCCTTTTGATTTAAATCGCGATGGTTTTGTTATGGCTGAAGGCGCAGGCATTGTTGTTCTAGAAACACTAGAACATGCCAAAAAAAGAGGCGCGCCAATTTTAGCAGAATTTGTTGGATACGGCCGAACTTCAGACGCATACCACATTACAGCGCCTGAACCTTCGGGAAATGGCGCTGCAAAAGCAATGCTTGGCGCTTTAAAAGATGCCGGTTTGAAACCTGAAGATGTTGACTACATTAATGCACACGGAACATCAACTAACCTGAATGATAAAACTGAAACACTAGCAATTAAATTAGCTTTTGGCAATTATGCCAAAAAAGTTGCAGTTAGCTCAACAAAATCTATGACCGGACACCTTTTAGGAGCCGCCGGTGGAGTTGAATTTGTTGCATCGGTCATGGCAGTTAAAAACAACATTATTCCACCAACAATTAATTATGAAACCCCTGATCCAGAATGCGACCTTGACTATGTGCCTAATAAAGCACGCCAAACAAACGTTAATGTTGCATTGTCAAACTCTCTTGGGTTCGGTGGACACAACGGAACACTTGCCGTTAAAAAATTCAAAGAATAAGGAGCGCCATGAAAAACTATAAACTTGCAATTATTCCGGGAGATGGAACAGGCCCTGAAGTTGTTAATGAAGGTCTTAAAGTGTTGGAAGCTGTTTCTCAACAATGCGGCTTTAAATACGAAACTGTTTCCTATGATTTTGGTGGCGAACGCTATTTAAAAACAGGTGAAATTTTACCTGATTCTGCCGTTGAAGAACTTAAAACATTTGATTCAATTTATTTAGGCGCCATCGGGCATCCAGATGTCAAACCAGGTATTTTAGAAAAAGGGATCTTGCTAAAAGCTCGATTTGACCTTGATCAGTACATCAATCTAAGACCAGTTCAACTTTATGATGAGCGATTCTGCCCACTCAAAGATAAAAAACCAGAGGACATTAATTTTACAGTTGTGCGAGAAAATTCCGAAGGTCTTTATAAAGGATTGGGAGAATTTCAAAACAAGGGAACAAAAGACGAAATAGCCCTACAAGTTTCACACAACACGCGAAAAGGCGTTGAACGATGTCTTCGCTATGCATTTGATTATACTCAAAAATATGGCAAGAAGAAAATGCTAACGCTTTGCGGAAAAACAAACGTCTTAACCTTTGCTTTTGATCTTTGGGAAAGAACTTACTATGAAGTAGCCAAAGAATATCCTGATGTCAAAACAGATTATGCACATGTCGATGCAACCACAATGTGGTTTGTCAAAAACCCAGAATGGTTTGATATTATCGTTACAGATAACATGTTTGGCGATATCATTACAGACTTAGGTGCTATGATTCAGGGCGGCATGGGTATTGCAGCTGGTGGAAATATTAATCCAAACGGCGTTTCCATGTTTGAACCTATTGGCGGATCTGCGCCAAAATACACGGGTCAAAATGTTATCAATCCAATCGCAGCAATCTGCGCACTTGCTATGTTACTTAAGGAAATTGGTGAGGAGCAGGCTTCTCTAAAAGTTGAAAATGCCGCAAGATCTGTTGTCACAACAAAATTAAAAAGCCTTGCAGCAGGAAGAATGGGATACTCAACAACTGAAGTTGGCGATTTAGTTGTTCAATCACTTTAATCACTTTAATATTAAGAATTATACAAAAAATGAAAAAATATAATGTTGCTATTGTAGGTATCCGGGGTGCGGTTGGTCAAGAAATGCTTAAAATTCTTGAAGAGCGGAATTTTCCGATAAACGAGCTATACCCAATGTCATCTCGGCCAGAAGATTGTCCCGAATACGAATTTCAAGGTCGGAAATTTAAAGCTGTCAAACTTTCACATGATGCTTTTAAAGACGTTGAAATCGCTCTTTTTTCTCCTGGAGCTGCCATTAGCAAAGAATACGCACCATCTGCTGTAAAGGCAGGAGCCATTGTTATTGATAACACCAGCCAGTTTCGAATGGACAAAGATGTTCCGCTGGTTGTTCCTGAAGTCAATCCAAACGACATTAACAAAAATAAAGGGATTATTGCTAATCCAAATTGCTCAACCATTCAGATGGTGGTCGCACTTAAACCTCTGCACGATTATGCCAAGATCAAACGTATTGTTGTTTCTTCCTATCAATCTGTTTCTGGAGCAGGAGCTGAGGCAATTGCTGAGCTTCGCGCCCAACAAAAAAAGATCACAAAAGACCAAACAATAGAAAAAAATGATATTCAAAAGTTTCAACATCAAATTGCCGATAATTTGATTCCTCATATTGATGTCCCGCAAGAAGATTTTTATACTAAAGAAGAAATTAAGATGGTCAATGAAACAAAGAAAATCATGGGAGATGATTCAATAAAAGTAACGGCCACATGTGTTCGCGTACCTGTTATTCGCGCGCACTCCGAATCAATTAATATTGAAACAAAAAAGAAAATTACCCGAGAAAAAGCCATTGAACTGCTAAGAAATGCTCCAGGAGTGACCATAATAGACGATCTTCCAAACAATCTATATCCAACACCTTTAGATGCTCAAGGGAAAGACAACACTTTTGTTGGTCGCATCCGCGAAGACAATACAATTGAAAATGGTCTCAACCTTTGGGTTGTTTCTGATAATCTTCGCAAAGGCGCAGCTTTAAACGCCATTCAAATCGCCGAAGAACTCATCAAAAAAAATTCCTAAAAAGCTTTATGCGCACAATCAAGCTCACAGTAGAATACGATGGAACAAAATTCTCTGGTTGGCAGATTCAAGCAAAAGGCGAGAGAACTATTCAAGGTGAAATCAAAAAAGCTTTAGAAAAAATCTTAAATGAAAAAATCACTTTAATCGGATCCGGGCGAACCGATCAAGGTGTTCATGCCATCGGACAAGTTGCACACTTCACGACAAATTCCCTGCTTGATCCGAAAAGAATCGGCAAAGCACTCAATACAAAACTTCCTAGCGATATCGTTGTTCTCAAATCCGTAAAAGTCAAAAACGATTTTCATGCACAATATGGTGCTCAAAGTAAAATCTATCGATATACAATTCTAAATCGAGACGCGCCATCAGCGTACGCAAAAAACTTTTGCCACCATTGCCCACAAAAACTCGATCTCAATGCCATGAAAAAGGCCACAACAAAATTTCTCGGCAAAAAGGATTTTGCATCTGTAGCCGCGATGGATGTAGCAAAAAGAAAATCTGGAAAAATAATCGACACAATCCGAACCATTAAGAAAATTAATATTCAGAAAAAAAAGAACATCATCACAATCGATATCGAAGCAACCGGATTCTTATACAAAATGGTTCGAAACATCACAGGAACGCTTATCCAGGTTGGTCTTGGCAAAATAAGCCCAAACCAAATACCAGAAATTTTAAAAGCAAGAAATCGTAAATTAGCAGGCCCAACAGGACCGGCAAAAGGCCTGTGCCTTTTAAAGGTTAAATATTGATAAAAAAACACAATAGACCGCTTTTTTGGTTGACATTCTTGCGAAAACTGCTATACTTTCTTTTTATTGCATTGTAACAAATAAATCTGAGGAAATTATGATTAAAAAAACAAAAACATTCATAGCAAAACCTACTGAAATTGAAAGGGTATGCTATCTTGTGGACGCAAAAAACAAAGTTTTAGGTCGGCTTGCATCGCGTGTTGCATCAATTTTAAGAGGAAAACATAAACCAGTTTATACTCCACATGTTGATACTGGAGATATGGTCATCATTATTAATGCAGAAAAAGTTCGCATCACTGGAACAAAGCTACAAAAAAAGACATATCAACGCTACTCTGGATACCCATCTGGACAAAAAACAGTTGTTATGAAAGATATGATGCAAAGAAAACCAACTTTTGTTTTAAAACACGCTATTACAGGCATGCTTCCAAAGGGAGCACTTGGAACACAAATGGGCAGAAAACTAAAGATTTATGCTGGTGACAAGCATGAGCATGGTGCCCAAAAACCTATAGTTTTGGAGGTCTAATTAATTATGGTCGAAATTGTAAAATATGCAGCAACAGGTCGTCGAAAATGCGCCATTGCACGCGTTAATATTATGCCAGGAACTGGAATTATAAGAATCAACAAACGTTCTTTTGAAGGATATTTCCCATCTGAAACAGACCGTATCACTGTCTTAGCGCCTTTAGAAGCCACAAACAATATCAATAAATTTGACATGACAGCAAAAGTATCTGGTGGTGGAATTTCAGGACAAGCTGACGCAGTCAAGCTCGGCTTATCACGGGCATTATCTTTATGCGATAATGATACACGAGGTGTTTTGAAAAAAGCAAAATTTTTAACACGCGACGCTAGAATTAAGGAAAGAATGAAGCCAGGGCAGAAGGGAGCTCGAAAGAAGTTTCAATGGGTTAAGCGTTAATTTATAGAAAAAAGATTTTTATTTAAAAAGCCTATCTCCCTCGAGAAAGAAGTTGACGAGATAGGCTTTTTCTTTTATTATAAATCATTAATTAAGCTAAAATTTTAAGTTAAAGATTTTTTAAACAAAAAATAAATCATAAAAACTAGCATTACGGAGATCATATGATAAATGTTGGAATTATTGGAATCAGCGGCTACTCTGGGAAATTGCTTCTAAAAATTCTTTTAAATCATCCTGATGTGCACGTAACATATGTCGGAGCTCACACAACAACGGGAAAAATCACTGATATTCATCCAGATTTCTTTGGCAAAACGCGCTTGGTATGCGAAAAGTTCAACCTAGCAAAAGCAAAAAATCTTTGTGATCTTTTCTTTATCGCTGTGCCCCATACAAAATCAATGGAAATTACTCCCGGTTTGATCAAAGCGAAAAAAATGATTATTGATCTTAGTGCAGATTATCGAATTAAAGATTCTTCAGTTTATAAAAAATGGTACGGCGTTGCCCATAAGGATAAAAAGAATTTACCGAAATCAATTTACGGACTTCCGGAGCTTTATCGAGAAGAAATCAAAAAAGCAAAGTTTGTTGCCAACCCAGGATGCTATCCAACGGCCGGCATCTTAGCACTTGCACCGCTAGTAGCTACGCATAATAAAAAAATTGCGTCTATTATTATTGATGCAAAATCTGGCGTTTCCGGAGCTGGGCGAAAAGCTGCGCTTAATCTGATTTATGCAGAGGTTAATGAAAACCTAAAAGCATACAAAGCGCTTTGTCATCAGCATACACCTGAAATATGCGCTTATTTATCTCGACTAGCTAAACGCGATATAAAGATTA encodes the following:
- the fabF gene encoding beta-ketoacyl-ACP synthase II, with translation MEKCRVVVTGVGVTSPVGTGVDKFWNSLINGKSGIHRIEQFDPTEYPSKICGDVRDFNPEDHFDSKEARKISRFVQLAVVASREAIKSAQLDVTKIDADRMGVIIGSGVGALQSFEQNHKLLLERGPRKISPFFIPQFIVNEAAGQVAIDTGAKGMATCVVTACASGTNSIGDALRFMQFGEMDIMIAGGTEAANTPMGIGGFSAIKALSQRNDEPERASRPFDLNRDGFVMAEGAGIVVLETLEHAKKRGAPILAEFVGYGRTSDAYHITAPEPSGNGAAKAMLGALKDAGLKPEDVDYINAHGTSTNLNDKTETLAIKLAFGNYAKKVAVSSTKSMTGHLLGAAGGVEFVASVMAVKNNIIPPTINYETPDPECDLDYVPNKARQTNVNVALSNSLGFGGHNGTLAVKKFKE
- a CDS encoding 3-isopropylmalate dehydrogenase, producing the protein MKNYKLAIIPGDGTGPEVVNEGLKVLEAVSQQCGFKYETVSYDFGGERYLKTGEILPDSAVEELKTFDSIYLGAIGHPDVKPGILEKGILLKARFDLDQYINLRPVQLYDERFCPLKDKKPEDINFTVVRENSEGLYKGLGEFQNKGTKDEIALQVSHNTRKGVERCLRYAFDYTQKYGKKKMLTLCGKTNVLTFAFDLWERTYYEVAKEYPDVKTDYAHVDATTMWFVKNPEWFDIIVTDNMFGDIITDLGAMIQGGMGIAAGGNINPNGVSMFEPIGGSAPKYTGQNVINPIAAICALAMLLKEIGEEQASLKVENAARSVVTTKLKSLAAGRMGYSTTEVGDLVVQSL
- a CDS encoding aspartate-semialdehyde dehydrogenase, which translates into the protein MKKYNVAIVGIRGAVGQEMLKILEERNFPINELYPMSSRPEDCPEYEFQGRKFKAVKLSHDAFKDVEIALFSPGAAISKEYAPSAVKAGAIVIDNTSQFRMDKDVPLVVPEVNPNDINKNKGIIANPNCSTIQMVVALKPLHDYAKIKRIVVSSYQSVSGAGAEAIAELRAQQKKITKDQTIEKNDIQKFQHQIADNLIPHIDVPQEDFYTKEEIKMVNETKKIMGDDSIKVTATCVRVPVIRAHSESINIETKKKITREKAIELLRNAPGVTIIDDLPNNLYPTPLDAQGKDNTFVGRIREDNTIENGLNLWVVSDNLRKGAALNAIQIAEELIKKNS
- the truA gene encoding tRNA pseudouridine(38-40) synthase TruA, which codes for MRTIKLTVEYDGTKFSGWQIQAKGERTIQGEIKKALEKILNEKITLIGSGRTDQGVHAIGQVAHFTTNSLLDPKRIGKALNTKLPSDIVVLKSVKVKNDFHAQYGAQSKIYRYTILNRDAPSAYAKNFCHHCPQKLDLNAMKKATTKFLGKKDFASVAAMDVAKRKSGKIIDTIRTIKKINIQKKKNIITIDIEATGFLYKMVRNITGTLIQVGLGKISPNQIPEILKARNRKLAGPTGPAKGLCLLKVKY
- the rplM gene encoding 50S ribosomal protein L13 produces the protein MIKKTKTFIAKPTEIERVCYLVDAKNKVLGRLASRVASILRGKHKPVYTPHVDTGDMVIIINAEKVRITGTKLQKKTYQRYSGYPSGQKTVVMKDMMQRKPTFVLKHAITGMLPKGALGTQMGRKLKIYAGDKHEHGAQKPIVLEV
- the rpsI gene encoding 30S ribosomal protein S9 yields the protein MVEIVKYAATGRRKCAIARVNIMPGTGIIRINKRSFEGYFPSETDRITVLAPLEATNNINKFDMTAKVSGGGISGQADAVKLGLSRALSLCDNDTRGVLKKAKFLTRDARIKERMKPGQKGARKKFQWVKR
- the argC gene encoding N-acetyl-gamma-glutamyl-phosphate reductase; this translates as MINVGIIGISGYSGKLLLKILLNHPDVHVTYVGAHTTTGKITDIHPDFFGKTRLVCEKFNLAKAKNLCDLFFIAVPHTKSMEITPGLIKAKKMIIDLSADYRIKDSSVYKKWYGVAHKDKKNLPKSIYGLPELYREEIKKAKFVANPGCYPTAGILALAPLVATHNKKIASIIIDAKSGVSGAGRKAALNLIYAEVNENLKAYKALCHQHTPEICAYLSRLAKRDIKITFVPHLIPMNYGILETIYIQLKSPMAAQEIYKLYQKFYKTEKFVRILKPEKQPETKNVTGTNYCDIGFAVKDNMVVITSVIDNLMKGASSQAVQNMNLMCGFKEEAGLS